The DNA sequence TGCTCGATGCTCTGGGCCGAGTAGACCGGGCCGCCACGACCGGTCTCAGCGTCGATCGGACCGAGCTGCGGCATGCCATTGCGCCGTGAGAGAGTCACCGTGTGCATGAAGTCCGGCGCCTTCCAGATCGTTTCGTGCATGCCGTAGCGGCTGCCGTCGGGGCGCGGCACCTCGTAGCGCGACATCGGATTCATCGATTCGAAGCCCATCTCGCGCAGGGCGCTATCCCAGGGCTCGAGCTCGGCAGTGGGGAAGCCGAGGGAGAACGGGCCGGGCTCGCGGGCGTCCCAGGTGGTGTGGATCCGCGGTGTCTCTTGATCGAGCACCAGCAAGCGGACCTGCACCGTCTGCGCCACCTTGGGCCGGTGCAACCGGTAGAGCTGCCAGGTGATCCCCTTCGGGATGCCCCAAAGCTTACGCTGGGTTTTGCGAACCGCTTTCGGGACGTCGATCGGTCCTTCGAGCTCGAGGCCGAGGCCGTCAGCGTAGAAGCGCTTGACCTCGTCGAGGCCGTGAGCGATCAGGGTGGCGGTGTGTAGCTGGTACGTCAGCGCCTCGTCGTGACTCGTCTTGGGTGCCAGGGGATCCTTCAGCTCGTCGGCGAAGACCGCCCTGCCCGGCATCAAAAGACCGATCGAGAGAAGGAAGAGAAGTGCGCCTCGCATGCTGTCTCCGTTCACGGTTCGAAGAGGGGAGCGGTGGTGCCGCCGGTGGTATCGAGCATGATCGTCTTGAGCTCGGTGTAAGCCTCGTAGCCCCAGCGTCCGGCTTCGCGACCGATGCCCGAGTGGCCGTAGCCGCCGAAGGGGACGTCGCCGAAGACGGCGCCATAGGTGTTGATCCACAGGTAGCCGCTGCGCACCC is a window from the Acidobacteriota bacterium genome containing:
- a CDS encoding VOC family protein, producing the protein MRGALLFLLSIGLLMPGRAVFADELKDPLAPKTSHDEALTYQLHTATLIAHGLDEVKRFYADGLGLELEGPIDVPKAVRKTQRKLWGIPKGITWQLYRLHRPKVAQTVQVRLLVLDQETPRIHTTWDAREPGPFSLGFPTAELEPWDSALREMGFESMNPMSRYEVPRPDGSRYGMHETIWKAPDFMHTVTLSRRNGMPQLGPIDAETGRGGPVYSAQSIEQSDDVLAFYTDVLGMELRSDREWKSHGSKGALAVPDGTVFRFSIVYAPGASHGHLLFIDFRDGALPSSGVAPRPPNRGLTAWTFPVRDLAEIERRIAKAGVEVVGGPVDYDSPLLGAHRALTVLAPNGFLVELIELPKEIVEPQR